One Pygocentrus nattereri isolate fPygNat1 chromosome 12, fPygNat1.pri, whole genome shotgun sequence DNA window includes the following coding sequences:
- the zgc:101679 gene encoding 40-kDa huntingtin-associated protein isoform X1: MAAEGDFLTRYRAVSNKLKKRFLRKPNVAEASEQFGQLAKELKQQDCLQYAAFCNLAMARCEQTLFNAPGEALALTDAARLFLASEQENRALQAPGFDEHLQAALNCYSFAIKVYIEMNQPVMAASLSLELGNALKEMNRPGEAVVHFQRAAELQTQTPVESLLSLWEMASCKILTRDYDGALAVLSEMQIMCQERGLQLPGTNTPVGAFMDIIAKCEISRVLLLMLLEPPPQKLLPEHAQTLERYAWESFDSHSQVNFLPEDVFLLLQSVVMACQEKDTESLKSLQTELWPLLTAEQNHLLHLVVQERITPSGQGV; this comes from the exons ATGGCAGCGGAGGGAGACTTCCTGACGCGCTATCGCGCGGTGTCCAACAAGCTGAAGAA ACGCTTTCTTCGGAAGCCCAACGTCGCTGAAGCAAGCGAACAGTTTG GTCAGTTAGCTAAAGAGCTGAAACAGCAGGACTGTCTTCAGTATGCAGCCTTCTGTAATTTGGCCATGGCTCG GTGTGAGCAGACTCTGTTTAATGCACCAGGGGAGGCCTTGGCTCTGACTGATGCTGCTAGACTCTTTCTAGCCTCAGAGCAGGAGAACAGAGCCTTGCAGGCTCCAGGCTTTGATGAGCACCTGCAGGCTGCACTTAATTGCTACAGCTTTGCCATAAAG GTCTATATTGAGATGAATCAGCCAGTAATGGCTGCCAGTCTTTCCCTTGAACTTGGCAATGCTCTTAAG GAGATGAACAGGCCTGGAGAGGCTGTAGTACACTTTCAGAGAGCTGCAGAGCTTCAGACTCAGACCCCTGTTGAGTCTCTTTTGTCTCTATGGGAGATGGCCTCCTGCAAAATACTGACAC GTGATTATGATGGTGCACTGGCTGTGCTTTCGGAAATGCAGATTATGTGTCAGGAAAGAGGGCTGCAGCTTCCCGGGACAAACACCCCTGTTG gTGCATTTATGGACATAATAGCAAAGTGTGAAATCTCCAGAGTGCTCCTGCTCATGCTGCTTGAG CCTCCCCCACAGAAGCTTCTGCCGGAGCATGCACAGACACTAGAGAGATATGCCTGGGAATCTTTTGACTCACACAGTCAAG TGAACTTCCTCCCAGAAGATGTCTTCCTCCTGCTGCAGTCTGTGGTG ATGGCATGTCAGGAGAAAGATACAGAATCTCTCAAGTCTCTCCAGACAGAATTATG gcCTCTTCTCACTGCAGAGCAGAATCACCTCCTCCACCTTGTTGTCCAGGAAAGAATCACCCCCTCTGGTCAGGGAGTTTAG
- the zgc:101679 gene encoding 40-kDa huntingtin-associated protein isoform X2 — MAAEGDFLTRYRAVSNKLKKRFLRKPNVAEASEQFGQLAKELKQQDCLQYAAFCNLAMARCEQTLFNAPGEALALTDAARLFLASEQENRALQAPGFDEHLQAALNCYSFAIKVYIEMNQPVMAASLSLELGNALKEMNRPGEAVVHFQRAAELQTQTPVESLLSLWEMASCKILTRDYDGALAVLSEMQIMCQERGLQLPGTNTPVGAFMDIIAKCEISRVLLLMLLEKLLPEHAQTLERYAWESFDSHSQVNFLPEDVFLLLQSVVMACQEKDTESLKSLQTELWPLLTAEQNHLLHLVVQERITPSGQGV; from the exons ATGGCAGCGGAGGGAGACTTCCTGACGCGCTATCGCGCGGTGTCCAACAAGCTGAAGAA ACGCTTTCTTCGGAAGCCCAACGTCGCTGAAGCAAGCGAACAGTTTG GTCAGTTAGCTAAAGAGCTGAAACAGCAGGACTGTCTTCAGTATGCAGCCTTCTGTAATTTGGCCATGGCTCG GTGTGAGCAGACTCTGTTTAATGCACCAGGGGAGGCCTTGGCTCTGACTGATGCTGCTAGACTCTTTCTAGCCTCAGAGCAGGAGAACAGAGCCTTGCAGGCTCCAGGCTTTGATGAGCACCTGCAGGCTGCACTTAATTGCTACAGCTTTGCCATAAAG GTCTATATTGAGATGAATCAGCCAGTAATGGCTGCCAGTCTTTCCCTTGAACTTGGCAATGCTCTTAAG GAGATGAACAGGCCTGGAGAGGCTGTAGTACACTTTCAGAGAGCTGCAGAGCTTCAGACTCAGACCCCTGTTGAGTCTCTTTTGTCTCTATGGGAGATGGCCTCCTGCAAAATACTGACAC GTGATTATGATGGTGCACTGGCTGTGCTTTCGGAAATGCAGATTATGTGTCAGGAAAGAGGGCTGCAGCTTCCCGGGACAAACACCCCTGTTG gTGCATTTATGGACATAATAGCAAAGTGTGAAATCTCCAGAGTGCTCCTGCTCATGCTGCTTGAG AAGCTTCTGCCGGAGCATGCACAGACACTAGAGAGATATGCCTGGGAATCTTTTGACTCACACAGTCAAG TGAACTTCCTCCCAGAAGATGTCTTCCTCCTGCTGCAGTCTGTGGTG ATGGCATGTCAGGAGAAAGATACAGAATCTCTCAAGTCTCTCCAGACAGAATTATG gcCTCTTCTCACTGCAGAGCAGAATCACCTCCTCCACCTTGTTGTCCAGGAAAGAATCACCCCCTCTGGTCAGGGAGTTTAG
- the si:ch211-243a20.4 gene encoding uncharacterized protein si:ch211-243a20.4: protein MFAVHLGIYCIFLLCCSNKSQANDLVVNNRTSVALANETLHFHIRVTVPANSSGTKVFCSRNGHEVWKEYLHSAQSGIKVELWANITINNSSSSGEYIFQYLEKKVYCVALVRDVGYIEPNESLEADVIALLVVTTILLIFSIVGSIYIFKWQKDHPKSEKGGDGVKVKNRQSNVGVTAQGLNSESVYTALEPRPVSIYDVLNVDQVRRESTKRTSEETAKTSQVEEGIFESVYENL, encoded by the exons ATGTTTGCAGTACACTTGGGAATTTACTGCATTTTTctgctgtgctgcagtaacaagAGTCAAG CCAATGATCTTGTGGTCAACAACAGAACTAGCGTGGCACTGGCAAATGAAACACTCCACTTCCACATCAGGGTCACTGTTCCTGCCAACAGCAGCGGAACCAAAGTTTTTTGCTCCAGAAATGGGCATGAAGTTTGGAAGGAATACCTTCACAGTGCACAATCTGGCATTAAAGTTGAGTTGTGGGCTAACATCACCATAAATAACAGCTCAAGCTCTGGAGAATACATCTTCCAGTACCTAGAAAAGAAAGTCTACTGCGTGGCCCTTGTACGAG acgtGGGTTATATCGAGCCAAATGAGTCTTTAGAGGCTGATGTCATTGCTTTGCTGGTTGTCACAACTATTTTACTCATCTTCAGCATCGTTGGATCAATTTACATCTTCAAATGGCAGAAG GATCATCCCAAGTCAGAGAAGGGTGGAGACGGAGTGAAAGTCAAAAACAGACAGAGCAACGTAGGCGTGACGGCTCAGGGTCTAAACTCTGAATCAGTTTACACG GCCCTTGAACCCAGGCCGGTCTCTATTTATGACGTGCTGAATGTTGACCAAGTCAGAAGGGAAAGTACAAAGCGCACATCAGAGGAAACG GCCAAGACGTCTCAGGTGGAGGAAGGAATTTTTGAATCTGTCTATGAAAACCTGTGA